Proteins found in one Acidobacteriota bacterium genomic segment:
- a CDS encoding ABC transporter ATP-binding protein, with the protein MDNILEVKNLSTHFFTRAGVVKAVNDVNFAIERGTTLALVGESGSGKSVTSLSVMRLVQPPGEIVVGEILFNGKDLVRTGLDDMRRIRGAEIAMIFQDPMTSLNPVYTVGDQIAEAIRLHEKLDKRAAWAKAIEMMERVRIPDAARRASDYPHQLSGGMRQRVMIAMALSCNPELLIADEPTTALDVTIQAEILDLLRGLKNDFDLSMLLITHDLGVVAETADRVAVMYAGRIVEEAGVRDIFHAPRHPYTEGLLRSVPKLSDAGLRQRRLDTIEGTVPNLLALPDGCAFAPRCAYKIAECTKGEIPLIEINRERRSRCLRYEVIGNEDAKTQIIKQRAG; encoded by the coding sequence ATGGATAACATTCTCGAAGTAAAAAATCTCAGTACCCATTTTTTTACCCGCGCAGGTGTCGTAAAAGCGGTGAATGATGTGAATTTTGCTATCGAACGCGGGACGACCTTGGCGTTGGTTGGTGAATCCGGCAGCGGCAAATCAGTTACCAGCCTTTCGGTGATGCGACTCGTGCAACCGCCCGGCGAGATCGTTGTCGGTGAAATTTTATTTAATGGAAAAGACCTGGTGCGGACAGGCCTTGATGACATGCGCAGGATTCGCGGTGCGGAAATCGCCATGATTTTTCAAGACCCGATGACTTCGCTTAATCCCGTTTACACCGTCGGCGACCAGATTGCCGAAGCCATTCGTCTGCATGAAAAACTCGATAAACGAGCCGCGTGGGCAAAAGCTATCGAGATGATGGAGCGCGTCAGAATTCCCGATGCGGCGCGCCGCGCCAGTGATTACCCGCATCAACTGTCTGGCGGTATGCGTCAGCGCGTGATGATTGCCATGGCTTTGTCGTGCAATCCCGAACTGTTGATTGCCGATGAACCGACCACGGCGCTTGATGTCACGATTCAAGCGGAAATTTTGGATTTGTTGCGCGGGCTGAAAAATGATTTTGATTTGTCGATGCTGCTCATCACCCATGATTTGGGCGTGGTCGCAGAGACCGCCGATAGAGTCGCGGTGATGTATGCCGGGCGCATCGTTGAAGAAGCCGGTGTCCGCGATATTTTTCATGCGCCGCGTCATCCTTATACCGAAGGCTTGTTGCGCTCTGTGCCCAAACTTTCAGACGCAGGGCTGAGGCAGCGACGCCTGGATACCATTGAAGGCACAGTGCCGAATTTATTGGCTTTGCCCGATGGGTGTGCGTTTGCGCCGCGTTGCGCTTATAAAATTGCCGAGTGCACGAAAGGCGAAATTCCATTGATAGAGATTAATCGGGAACGCCGGTCGCGCTGTCTTCGTTATGAAGTGATAGGCAACGAAGATGCCAAAACCCAAATCATCAAACAACGTGCAGGATAA